Genomic segment of Zerene cesonia ecotype Mississippi chromosome 7, Zerene_cesonia_1.1, whole genome shotgun sequence:
taataacagaaaCTCACATATAATAGGTACTATTTTTAAAggcacatatacatataagaatatattatgagCTTTTGCCGTCTTCAAATAAAGGTAGGTACCTGAAAATCACAAGCTGATGAAACTTTTCATAGACAACGAAAATGACTATCTGtggattgcaattaaatttgtttgacaGTTCTATCCAAAGACAATAAAAATCGACGCCGGTTGTGGCGGATTGGTTTAGCTgtgaattattgtaatttagtgtttaaaataaatcttcaaaatGGCATACAAAGGACCACCAAAAGTTCAAAAGGTGATGGTGCAACCCATCAACCTTATCTTCAGATATCTGCAGAATAGAAGTCGTGTACAAATCTGGCTTTACGAGAACGTAAATCTAAGGATCGAGGGTCACATTGTTGGGTTCGATGAATACATGAATATTGTTTTGGACGAAGCCGAAGAAGTACATATGAAGACCAAGAATCGCAAACAAATTGGGCGTATAATGATGAAAGGAGATAATATTACTCTTATACAGAACGTTAATCCGAACGCGTCAGTGTGAAGTTAggttataataacataaaaatgcgAAATGAACATTCCTAGCTAATAAGTGCGGCGGTTTccaatgtattatgtattatacacAAACATCAGTGATTCtgtcattaaatttaagtaaaccAAATTGGCTTTTATTTTCTTccaaaacaacaaataatatcaaCATAGAGACAACTTGTTttctgtaattattattttaaatttcgtgtcaatgttgtatttaaatttattatcacgCACTTAACGATACCACCAATTATCTCAGTTGAGAAATAAAATCCTGATTTGACATACCTAGGTgttgttaaattgaattagTTATAAATTGCCAAAAACATTACAACATTCAACTTGTGTGATGTATCTTCCTTTATCACAATAACCTATTGAGACTTACAATAAGTTTGTGTTAAGCTAAACTTAaagaataaagtaattttcaGAAGTTATTCAAGAAATCgaggtttataatattactccaacaattttgtaatttaatttttgtattgactGAAGCGatacataatttgaatatttaaattattacctacCAGCATTCTCATATAACTGCTGAGATTgatgcaatataaaatatgtttggaACActaacttgttttttttttatttaagggaTATTGTATTAGAGCTTTCTTATTTTTgcttattcttaaaaaaattatatgtatatatatctgACGGTAAGTGTTACAATACTTTAAGTACTAGCTCGCTCACTATATAAATGACACGAATACTTTTGAACAGGTGGTAAAAGTGCATCATCCTTCATGGAACGCTGTATTACTTTCATTGGTGACAACGCAGCTGAGTGTGTCAAGTCTAATGCATTTCTAAATCTGCCCAAAGAAGCTCTCATCAAACTTATATCATCTGATTTTGTaagtttgaaattaaatagctaataattatgtacaatagaataaataaaaatgttatgttatattttcttagaCAAAACAGCTTATATGATTctcatatcaaataattaagcaTTTTCAAATCCTGTGTAcagtcattattattttttttaagacctGCAATCAGTCGCAAGACTTGGATTTCCAATAATGTAGACTACAAGACCAGTGTCTCGTCTGCCTTCTAGAGTACATCCTTTCTCTACAGCCTTTTCGCCATACAAGAAGGGTTTACGAGTTCATGGGCAAGGGGATTGGGGTGACACTACAGGCGATCagcatatttcttttttagtttctacatttgaatattttgaaataacaaatatttgaaaatataaataacttgcaAAAAATTCGTCTTTGATTTAGGTCTCATGGCCAGAGTACTCAAAAATGACtcatctaattaaaataaaaataaattgatataaaatagcaCTAAAAAGCTATAGAATCTTTACCAGGCCACATTtaagctgtatttttttaaattaaatgattacatAACCTTCAAAAAGTTATCCAATTGAGATTATTATCTATCTCCTTCAGTTGTGTTTGGAAGAAGAGGAAGTATGGCGCTGCGCCCTAGCGTGGGCGAAGCAACGGGCAGGTGTGACGCAACCCACCGCGCACTGGACTGAGGAAGAGAGAGCCAGGGTCTGCCACCACTTGGCGCCACTCATGCATCATATACGACTATTGCTTATTGGTAAACAAATCAAGCCATGATTTTTGTTATGGCCAAatgactaaataattattgatatagcAGCTTATCCATATCACCTTGTTGCTATCCTGTTTGTGCGgtcatattttcttttctttttttacatttatgaattatacCAAAATGGTAGTCCGCCTCTGCCCATGgtaaatatacgtaatatataataaggatGACAAATTAACAATGGTGAAAGGTTTTTAAATTGGTCAatagttcctgatattagcgttttcaaaaaaacaaactcttcattacttttttatggtAAATACTCTTTATATTAcagattctttaaaatttacttaccTACGTAGTTTCGAAATGGCACTAGAACAGAAGTTTCAACAAACTCTCCGTCAATCCGTGTAGATTTAATATTGTCTGCACACTATCTCACTATTACAATATTGTCTGCACACACGAAGCTACTATATTAactaatctatataaaatatatgtaataaatgtgtttgGACCAGTATGACAAGCACCACGGAACGTAACCACTCCGGTCAATTACAGATAGTGCGGTGTTCGCGGAGGAGGTGGAGCCAACTGGCGCGGTCCCGATGGAGCTGTCTCTGGAGCGCTACCGCCGCGCTGCGCTGCACAAAGCGCGCCCCGACCCCGACAAGCGCACGCAGCCCAGGTGCACTACACTACActgatatatgaatattaaaaaatgttgatcATGAGTTAGCTTTAGAACCGAACATGGGAGAAAAATGAGGGAgaagtatagatataaaatttaaacgtgTTTATCATGGTTATATTTTAGCTCAATATAACTGatgaacttaatttattaattaataatgtaggtgcattttttttttcatggcacggcaagcaaaggagcaggtgggccacctgatgttaagtggtcaccgactcaccaccgcccataaacacttgcaacactagaggtgttacaagtgcttcgccggcctttcagggacatatacgctcttttcttgaaggccccaatgtcgtaattgttcaGGAACACCGTAGCTGGTAAATCGTTCCAAAGCTTCACCGTACGCGGAAAGAAGTTGCGGGTGAAGCGTACGGTGGTGGACCGCCAACCATCCAGATGGTGCGGATGGAATTGGTTTTAACGGCGGGTGGTCCGATGTTGGAACTGTGCGGCTGGTAAAAGGTTGAACAATTCCTCAGAGCACTCCCCATAGTACactctatataaaatacaaagggACGCAAAAGACGGAGGtgcattacaaaatataacaaaactcTTAAATATGGCTCACATGGCGTAGgcataatataacaatgaataCTATCGACTAGatgtgaatattatttgaCAAATCAGTTTGATTTCAGATTAGCGGTCAACATGTTTGCTGGATCCGTGATATTGCAGCAAGAGAAAAGTGCGTTCCAGTCTGTCATCAATAGCTGGTATGGTaacataatcataatttaCTACTCTGccaaattatttaacttctTTCAAATCTAATTCTGTCTAGGTGCGGAACTCCAAAACAATCATGGCGGCTGGTATTTCGCGCGTCGACGCACGGCTTTTCTGCGCAGGCGTTCCACTCGCATTGCGATGGAATATCACCCGTATTGTTACTGGTGCaggtattatatttcaatatagttATAGcaacatttttctattttttgtaaaacttaAGTTCTAtgttcaaatataacaaaaatattgtccTCAGCTATCCCGCGGCGAAATAATTGGTGGTTGGTGCGAGTCCGGCTGGTCAGCTGGCGgcgggggcgcgggcgggggTGCGGGCGCGGGAGCGGGGGGCTACGTGTCGGCGGAGCGCGGCCTGCTGTTCGCGCTCACCGACCCACCTGCGTTGTACACGCTTACGAAGAAGGCTTTCGCGCTGTGTTATCATCCTGAGTGAGTTTCGTATGAGGGACTACACTACTGACTAAATTATTGATAGGGGGTTTTGACCTATTAAAGCAATTATATGGTTGATTCAATAGTCAGTCAACATGAGTTGTTCGAAGTataggaataaatatttgcatggTATGTTAAGAAAATTTCTCCTTATTCGATAAACATTAATAGGCTCTTTTTAGACCCAGATCTCCAtaatgatgtttattttttgttttcatattagtGTAGTTTTGTACGagtaaagaatttatttagtcTATTATACGTCTCTGCTTATTTTGACAGCTGCGGTCCAATATTCGGCGCTGGCGCAGATCTCCTAATCTCAAATAACTGCAACAGCAACACGGACAGCTACAGCAACCTACACTCATATGGAGACTCTCTCTCGCCCGCCTCCCTCGCACCCGACTATAGCTTTACTGTGCGCGACTATGAAATATTCACGATCaagcataattaatttatattttccgaTATCATGATATTGaggaatgttataaattttatgtgtatctGTGGTACGGCTCCAagagtaaatttataattgtgcTTGCTTCTGACTTGTAtgctttaattgtattttttttaatagtatgtaggtatgaaataaagtatatgacatttttttctgtgttttcttttctttatctgTTGTTAATCGTTTAAAATAACCGATaacattaaatgatttttttttgtattgaaatgcAACTCTGGTTGTCAAAACTATTCATAAAAGGGGAAGGCCCAAAAGAGGCCCTGAAATTTCCTACACTTTCAGCATCATCAAATTCTTGGTGGCGTATTTCTAAATCCAATACattgtaaaacaataatttgggttccgtgaaaaataattagaaaatgaTTTGTATGGATAATTTGGTCATCATGAACTATCGTCCATAAGTTCATATTTGGGAATCTTGTAAAGGTAttactagtataatattatgttatctctGGTATTAGCCAGAACCTAGATAAAACGATGGGAATGGAACATCAAACTATTACACTACACACAAACAATTTGTCACCTTCAAATTATCAGtactagatcaaatttaaaaggcACCACACGGCAGGCTTTCAAATAAGATTTTAGaaggttgaaaaaaaaaactaattctaACCAGCTGCGTTATGTTAATCtaaaaaaagctttataatattttaagtaatgttAAACGATACACGTTGCAGATGTTACGCTAATTCTTTTGCTAGTAATGGATTTTTAGACATTGTAAATGTTGTATACTTTAAACGTAAACGTACCCcataaatatgtagataatataatttcaagatATTTCAGgtgactttttaattattatattttaaaataattttattgtctgtCACCGTCATACTATATAATCTCATTTGTCAATTgtcatgtattatttatgttatctgtaattttgttttggtGAAATTGCGCGCCGCGACGCGTTTGCCTTTTCGATCTCTTCGTATTTGCTGCTTTTCTAGACTTTTCCCCACTTTAATTCAATATCTAAATTAGTGAAATAAGCGGAATAGTcctgataatttttatgagtgtttgttttatcataaaaacaatatgtgATGATATTGTAATATCATACCAGTGTAATTCATATTGATACTTCATCCATGGTGTTAGTGCTATTTCCATAACTCACAGCTCTAttcttttataagaaaaatgcaTCGACGTGGGGGGAAACGCATCCGCATGGATGACCCTCCTCCAGAGTATGTGAATCCTATGACTCCCGCTACTCCAATGACAGATTATGGCGGGCAATCAGTACATGAACCTGATGCATCCAACGTTAACTACTCTGGTTTCAATGCTGGTGCAGCTGTAAATTCAACCACAGTAGACGCTCCTCGTGAGGAACATGACGATCATGAAGAAGACGCCAGATCACCATCTCCAGCGCCAACTAAACGTATTACACGTAGTCGAGGTCGTGGTGGTGATGGAGGCTATGTAGGGCGGTTAGCCGAGTCGCCACCTCCTCCGCCGATTCGCCCTCGCCGTGGTCGAGGTGGCCGAGGCAGGGGCAGAGGTCGAGGTGCCCCACCGCCGCCAGCATATTCTCCACCGCCTGTATTGTTGCCTGGTGATGATGAAAACAGCCTGTACAATTTGTTGAGGTTTAATAAGACAGCTATTAATGTaagtgttataattattatacttcatacttattgttatttctattattaaatttgcagCTTGGGTAACATTATTATCAATGAATACAAATGtagaataattgtaataatagtatgtatattacatattctCTAGCATTTCTATCTTTCAACCACTTAccatattttagttttaatttaagtgaACTAAATTttggtaattataaattgtacttaTGCTGATTTAGTCAACTCACTATTGAGTGgcttatttttgtaattgctccttttattaatttatattttcttggaTTATCAACATAGTTAAAAGTTTGAAATCTTAGCCCAGtgtgtaacaaaaataattgcgGCTACCAtctatagtctatactaatattataaagctgaagagtttgtttgtttgaacacactaatctaGGAACTTttggtccgatttaaaatattctttcctgtgttagatagcccatttattgaggaaggctataggctatatatgtactgtACTGTACTCGTTATTATTcctattatatgtatgttaaaaaaacacatctaaattatattttcaatctatactaatgttataaagctgaagagtttgtttgtttgtttatttgaacgcaccAATCTCAAGATCTACTAGTCTGATTAATGGGCTGTCTAACACTaagaattttcttattatttattaaggatatttattatatgagatATGTACCTTTGGTGAAGCCGGGATGgactgctaatattatatatattatgtggtaTTCAATCAACAGCAAGTTGTTGATATGTGGATAGAAGAGTACAAGAACAGTAAGGAGAGCGCTCTGGTGCAGCTGATGCAGTTCTTCATCAACTCGTCAGGGTGTCGCGGCAAGGTCACTCCAGATATGGCACAAATGGACCATACACTTATCATCAAGAAGATGACACAGGAGTTTGATgaggttattaattttttttttctcaattataaataggaaatattcttttatgaAACCAGAAATTGATTTGgggtttttgttattatatacattgatGGAACATTTCATCCATTTTGTTCaatattgttctatttttaaataaattgaaaaggtATCAGAATATGTTTCTTCTGTGTATTAATCTAAGCTATTTCAAGtggtcatttttaaatatttgagtatGAGACCTCTGAGTGAATGATTTTCATCACATTAATCAGTTAGTCAAAActgtttattactatttttaggAAAGTGGAGAGTACCCCCTCATAATGTCAGGACAGACATGGAAGAAGTTCCGTGCAAACTTCTGCGAGTTCATTCAGACTCTTGTGAAGATGTGCCAGTATAGTATTATCTACGATCAGTATCTCATGGACAATATCATATCTCTTCTCACTGGACTGTCTGATTCACAAGTCAGAGCATTCAGACACACAGCCACGTTAGCAGGTAAGTGATTATAGCTGTTTATCACTAACTTTATATTGAAACTTGTCATAATCACATTTCTGCTCTCACAAACTCAAAGTCAATGCTGTTTTAGTGTCCTAATGTATTAGATGATTTTATGAATGAGAAAAAAAAGGGAGATAAGAGTTGATACCCATGATACTTtcttttgaatacatttttactaaAACCTTGACTCACATACTAAAGTCTCTCTCGCATTCCAGTGATGAAGCTAATGACAGCACTCGTAGACGTTGCCCTCCTGACAAGCGTGAACTGCGACAACTGTCTACGTCAGTATGAAGCTGAGAGGTTAAAAGCTCGTGACAAGCGAGCTAGTGACCGGCTCGAGGTGCTTGTGGCTAAGCGACAGGAGTTGGAGGAAAATATGGAGGAGATCAAGAATATGCTTTCATATATGTTTAAGTCGGTGTTTGTACACAGATACAGGtatgcattataaattttgcttAACAAAGAAACTTAAAACGCTATACatgattaaagaaaattttattttggtcTGCCTTCAGTTCAAAAATTGAAG
This window contains:
- the LOC119828164 gene encoding probable small nuclear ribonucleoprotein E — encoded protein: MAYKGPPKVQKVMVQPINLIFRYLQNRSRVQIWLYENVNLRIEGHIVGFDEYMNIVLDEAEEVHMKTKNRKQIGRIMMKGDNITLIQNVNPNASV
- the LOC119828163 gene encoding ring canal kelch protein: YRCRSFQNTKRGEVCRIPGCTVTPSVGAQPTPIRMPHVQPETFRLFIQYVYTGKLLLQDSGVFEMMTLAADLGVEDLRAACEDHVTSTLSVESACTLLAAAMEIQDRPGGKSASSFMERCITFIGDNAAECVKSNAFLNLPKEALIKLISSDFLCLEEEEVWRCALAWAKQRAGVTQPTAHWTEEERARVCHHLAPLMHHIRLLLIDSAVFAEEVEPTGAVPMELSLERYRRAALHKARPDPDKRTQPRLAVNMFAGSVILQQEKSAFQSVINSWCGTPKQSWRLVFRASTHGFSAQAFHSHCDGISPVLLLVQLSRGEIIGGWCESGWSAGGGGAGGGAGAGAGGYVSAERGLLFALTDPPALYTLTKKAFALCYHPDCGPIFGAGADLLISNNCNSNTDSYSNLHSYGDSLSPASLAPDYSFTVRDYEIFTIKHN